The stretch of DNA attttaactatttgaagacatgtattaaataaatttctgTTCTCATATTTTTATGCATGTTATCATTTGAAAAGCACTTGCTCTGTCTCCCACTAAAATGCTACCAATGCCATCAGGTGGTTGGTGCAAGTAAAGTAATCCAACTGACGAAGTGCAGCAATAAGATTTAACGTTGAATTAATTGTActgaatttgtgaaataaataaataaagtgtactgaattgaaaaattgcaagGAGTGCAAAAGCATTTCAACTAgctatttgatttttctttttaaagaagtttcaatattacaaatataatatacttacatatatatgtaaagtaaaaaataaaaataaatatatttttgagaAATTATAACGTAGAATTAAATCagtatgtttttaattttaattttttttatcatttttgctctaaatttttaaattttagccaaattatttttttcgaaaaaaaattgattgaattgtttTAATGGCACTAACATGACAATCCTTATGCTAATCTGTATGTACTTTCATTCATTGTTAACGTGGATATCTTTTAATAACTTCAATGAACTTTTCCTTTTAAATTCTTaacaatttctttctttttttaatttttatgaagtaCACATGAATTGTCACATGAGTTAACAAGTCAGTACTGTTAATGGTTCAATCAATTTTTtcatccaaaataaaataatttaactaaaatttgaagGTTGTAGGCCAaagcaataaaagaaaaaaaaattaaggccaaagtaaaaaaaaatgttaaagactaaatttaCCATTATGTCCTTTTTTAAGTCTCTAAATCTTTATAATATATCTCTGTGCAGTTTTGGtttgttaataaaaattaaagaaccCTTAAATAGGAAGAGAAACGCGTTTCAACGCTTTCGAACCCATGTCTTTCTGCATTGACAATAATTTCGATGCCAACCAAATCAAGACTTACTCAACACCATATATAACCGTTCAAAACATGCTTGGCCTAAAATATGGATCTTACAATTTTTTCAAGTCCACTCATATTAATAAAGGATTAATTCAAATATATTTCGACCAatctctatttttaaattttaaaaatatgttaatttttatttaatatttaaaaattttattattttatttaaagattattttttaaaaattttaaacataaaattaatatcttttaatattaaaatatagtattatgtatttaaattttatatgatataaattacataatatatcaaaataaaataataatatattttaggaTTGAGAaactttgaatattaaaattcaattttgcaAGTCTAATAATGTAGGTCCAACTTCATATCTCTAGTGATCCCAATTAATGGCTTTCATTTTCTTCTCTCCTCTAGCAATTTCTTAAATTCAGTCTGGTGGTTGGTTGgggatacaattttttttaacattaattttattataaattttaagttattcatattttttttccaatccaatcgagctaagactcaatcgacagcCTCAAACTCATATTCTCTGGCATAGACAACAATATCGATGCCAATCGAACAAAAACTCAATCGACTTTcatatctattttataatttataaatattaatttttagaaattcgTAATTATCTTTCTCGAGTTGTTAAATATTTACCTTATAAGTGCATGAGTGAATTGTTTGTCCAATACATGCAAAACAATTGGCGTTTCCTTCTAATATGCATtgtctttcatttcttttaagtCTAAAACCACACAAATAAGCAAGTGTGTAAAGTTAGATAATTGAGGCACTccccaaaaagaaaaatagaagtcCCAAAATACAACAGCTGTTAGGCATCTGAGCCGTGGGAATGGCAGCCGAAGTTGATGACTGCTAACCAAAAATCCAAGTGCCATACAACCCATATCAACCCACGCTCACATTGACTTAATGGAGCCAATTGCCCCCCATGTGATGTTGCCACTCTCCCTTATAACACTTGGTTAGTGGTTgcatttagagaaaaaaaaaaaacactcgaTCTTATGTTATGCATCCTGATAAAAATGTGGAATCGTGGGGCTTCCCATTTTTTATGTTTCCGAGTGGAAAATTTATTGATTGCACTCATTAACCGAAAGTAACTCTAAAAAGTTTATTGGAATTTCGTGTTAATGTATGTGACATGCACAGATAGCTTTGTTATTTATTTAGTAATCCAGCTATGAATACTAACTATAGGGATGTCTGAGTTTTTGTTCGCAAACGTTTCCAATATGCTTGAGTTGATGAGAAATGTCAAATAATGATGAAGGCAAGTGAATGACGgtaaagatgaagaagaagaagaagaagaggaagataTCTAGCTATCCAAGGGCTGCTCCGAATCTGTAGCTGCATCGAGATTGATTCTCTTTTGATCAGGGGAACAGTACAATGACCATTTTACAACTTATATTATGACAATAATTTGGAGTAGGTGCACAAACTATTCTAAAGAACATGTCGGTGGAACGAAGTTATTAGAAACTAGTAAAGGAGATACATTTTCATTGTCAACGTCAGAGGAGCTATGGCTATTTACAGCACTTTATAGCTAGCTTTAATGTTAGATAGTCAATCCCATATTCAACATATCAACTGCTAAACCCTCGTCTTGTCGTCccaatttctttcaaattagttcTCCCTCAATCACCTTTATACCTAAATTGCATATTCatttaaaactttaataataTAATCCCCATAAATGAAAAAGTTTGTctaattttaaattagaaattagaaatataaacaaaaactctcgtaaataattttttttctttttgctaaaAATAACTAAACATTATCAATTAAGTTAGTTTATTACTGACCTATATACTAAAacatgtgtaaaaaataataattctactAAATGTAGCATCAGTGATTTGCAAATTGACTCCAATGTTATTGATAGACACGTAAAAAGCAAATTGGAAATCTAAAAAATACTGATTAATAAAAACATGCTTAAAATAGCGAGGTTTTCATAATTAGATAAGTGGTCGAATAGATCAAACCACTAGTTCCCTGCCTGTCCAGTTTGCCtagtttaattgaataaattatttaaaaagtcaaaaaataaaaatattaacaaataaagaaaacatgTTCAACCACCGACTTTACAAGTTTTTAACTCATTTCAATCGGTCGACGAGTCAATTGGTCCAACCCCTTATTTCGAACCGATTTCCGGTCCATCCAGCCGGTTCTGTTCGGCTTTAAAAACTATGCAAAATTGGATGAGACGATTTGAATATAAAGTTGATCAGTTACTCTAATTAATCAAGTCAATGTCTAGGCGTTAAAGAAAAACTTGAGACATCAATACATGTTGGATCGAACAGTAAAGAATTTGATATTCCTTAAATAAGATCTCAAGTTCGAGTCTTGTggacaaagaaaacaaaaataaaagaacttaCTTCTTGATTAATAACTTGGATTCATATACGAGACAATTTGTTTGCAATATATTATAGTTTAACCCTATCAAGTCAAGTAATCTAAAAATTGtaacctaattttaatttaatttaacttagaAATATAATATAAGCACCCGCGATTGTGATATAAGTTGGTCACTGCATATGCATATGTTAGCATCACACAAAGGACTCCAAAGAGTATGAAATCAAGATTAAGAAATGAGTGATTGAATATTTTTGCTATAGGGATAAAGAAAATATTGTCAAACTGTGGAGGCTATCATCAATTTTTTCCACATCTCTCATTGGCTCTATAATGGTGAAAAAGAATCCAAAAACAAGTTCCCAAAGAGCCTCACTAACCCATTTGTTTACAGCAATAAGCCCGAAAACAGGCTTAAAAACAGCTCCACTTGCTGTAATCTTGTAATGGTTGGCCTCAGATTGGACCACTTTGAAAAGGGTTTTCGATATTAAGTGCCAACCACAAATGCTCATAAGGTTTAAAGGTCCCCCTATTACTTCACAAAGCACAAAACCAGAATAAAACCCGTACTTAggtttctcttctttcttttttttttttggttttttctctctttttttttgtttttgtattttttttggtaATTAGTGATCAGTCGCTTTAATCCATGGGATTGGTTTCACGAAGAAAATTTACTTGTaaagtaaatttatgttttagccACGTCGAATTCCGGTGAAATAATTGAAGTCATGGTGTTCGACCCTAAGTTGCTTGAGCCATGAATCAGCCACACTCAAAAGCGACATTAGTCGCTCTAGGTCTTGGCCGCAACTGCCTGACACCCACACGTCGCCTTGCATCTTGTAAGTGGCTAAACCAAATGGCAAAAGTGATATATCGTCCCCTTCATTTCGTTTCTTTTTAGGATTTTCAATGTTATCTTCAGGATTCATATCTACAGATACACGATAAACATCagcaaaaagaaaagggaaaaaaaatgttCTAAATTTAAACAAAAGCTGAAGGCATCACCTTGGAAAGAAGATGATAAAGTGTGGTAAGTAAGGAAGCATGTAGACAAGTCTTTTATGGTCCTTCCCATTGGAATATGATAAATTGGGTACCTGTAATTATTCACATCACATATTAATTCTTATTCGAATAATCATAAACACGAAGGTATTATCTTTTTCTAATGCTGTGAACAGATGTCACCTACCAGGCAACCGCCATCCAACTAGCTGGAGAAAGATCTACACTCCTCAATGAGATCAAACCAGGGTATCTTCTTGATAATCCATTAATCTGCAAAGGGACATGAAGCTATAAATTGTAGCCTAAAACCTAAAATCAATAGGTCACTTACTATAGTTCATGAATGATACCTTATCCATGAGTGGAACCCTTCCATAAGGTGTAGTTCTTTcgaaatattgaaaataaaggtAACCCAATCTATTATTGACATGCCAAAGGCTGTCTTGATCGGAGCCACCTTCCTCCGATGAACAACCGTCCCATCTCCATAACTCGCTTTCATCACTATAAGAATCACTAATAGAATCCCTCTCGCCATCGCCTGATTCCGTTTCTTCTCTGTTTTAAAGCCCCCCAAAAAATGTTACCGAATGTGCCTTCCAGATACtaatgagtttttaaattaaacaacAATTTCTATTACCTACTGCTGGTGAATATTTGGATTGCAGAGAGGTAAGGGACGTAGTATTGAACCAAGGTTTCGTTGCTGTTCAAACCGATGGGAACCCCGGCACCGTACGCACTCCACTCGTCGTAACAATTCCAAAGATCACCCAACGTGAAATATTCAACTTTTTCTCTCTCCCAAGGGTGCCATAAACGATTAAGGTTCCTAATCTCGCTCTGCAAAAACATTttgaaaaaacattaaaaaatggaACCGAAACAGAGAGAAACAAAGAGAGGGGGATTTGCAGACCTTGCAGAGGAAGTGGGATTTGATAGTAGGCGTGGTGCAATGGAGGAAACAATCGAGGTTCGATTGCGTTGAACCAGAGTCGAAAATCATGATTTCGGAGAGAGAGAGATTAAGGGGTTTCTCTCTAACTCAAAAAACAGGGGAAAACAGAGGGCAAGTTGAAGAAGACAAAAGAGAAGAACAATGGGGGATAGAGGAAGAGAGAGATTATCGCGATTtcgttaaataaatgaaaaaaaaatgcttGAATAAGCTAAATTTAAGGAAACAGAAAATGGAGAGaaagaaaactaaatttaaaaaattgaaataaatacaaATCTGGATTCAACCTAGTCTTTGTTGGTAGTTGGAAAATTTTTTGTTGAATATTCAAGCTTTCTCTGGTTTtgataaaaaatgaagaaatggtTTTGTTGTTTCTTTTTGGAAAACGCTACGACCAATCAACGTTTAATTCTTTAAGTTAAATCCAAAAACCAGTTACGCAAAACCTACCAAAACAAgttgtttttcttttaacaaaCCCAAATTTCACGCCAACTGAAGAAGAAAAACGAAGTGAAGTCCGAGAAAACGAGAGAAAATAAGGGAAAAGTTTCCCTTTTATTCTTGTTTCGatgacaaaagccgaaaaattCTCAAATTTTATTGGTTTCTATACCTATTGGAACAGAACTTGTAAAAGACAAAGAAAGATTAGATAAGGAAGACGATAATAGTTGAAGCATTTGATTTCATATTTATAGCTCAGCTCTTGAAAGATACGTGTATGCAGAACTTCTTTATTAGtaatctttttaattattttaattaatctttttaattatttgCATTAACAAAAGGGTTTTTTTAGAATTTGAGAAAAGAAAGAACTGGACTTGTTTGCAATTAaccaaaatttgagatttattattatttacatccCTCTTAAATAACATGCGTTTATTTTGCTTACACTATGAGGTATTTGGTAAACAGCGTTTTGAACTTCTTTTAGTTGATTTGGACATAAATGAGTAATCAAACCTCTAAATAAAAAACGTAAGGATAAACAACTTTTTTCAGAGCTGATTGGGAATGAGATATATGGAATGATATATCTAACCAAGCTTGCTAAAAAATTACTCGTTTTGCTATATGTTCTCTAGTCTAATAAGGGTGCAAAGATATTAGTAGCCTCCATTCTTTCATTTTCACTTGTACCTCCAAAGTCCAAagtaaatctcaaaaaaaaaaaaactctactgTGAATCTACAAAAATTAACTATGGAGATTCATTTGCAAGATGATTCCATCCATTAAGGTTAGTTCTTTCTatgcttttaaattattgtacaTTTTTTAAGTAGTTTGTTTTTTTCCCTCCCTGTAAGTCAAATTTTTTAGTTCATATTGTTCTTTTTTCTCCTTGTAAGttgatttttttcccttgtaattcaacattttttttgtaaCTGTAATTCGACTTTTTTCTGTCATTGAaatagtgttttatttcaataatttcatccaataaagactaaagtattataaacaaataaatatttgacaataAAATGTGACACACTGTTATTTgtcattttacatatattaacTTTCAACTATCAACTAAGTTTtaccaaacacttttaaataaCTAGTCACCTCGGAATGGCGTATACATCACACATCCTGGATCAAGTAAAAGCTCTGGGTTTCCAGGgctttttttacatatataatataaaaaaaattaaaaatttcaaaaatgggATACCAACTGGATTAATTACGGAAATGGTATTGTTGGGGTGGTGGAGGGTGGTGCAAAGGCGGCACCACCTCGACAGTTCTGACACAAACAACattccttttaaaaaatatattatattgctTTTGTTTAAAAATACGAGTTTAGTATACGGGTTGCGGGTCAAAATTCTAATAGAAATACGAAAAGGGTTGGAATGGTAAAGCCTATTTGATAGGCGGCACCACTGTTACACTGCCATGGCCAGCAACGTCTCGAACAAGGGGAGATAGGACTTAACGTAACAGAATTTTGGGGGACATGGAACTTAACATatctgaaaaaagaaaaaaagatgtgTTGGGGGACCTTATAACCATGGTCCCCGTCGGGAAGAAGAGAGGAAAAATTGAGtgtattatattatttagtatttttgtaattatattattgtattattgaatgtattatattaatatgttttgGTAATTATTGCAATAACTGAATTGAACTGATTTGGTGCAATtcgatacatgaactttgatttggtgtaattatacatgtgaaatttgaattgtgattcacatttatacatgaaatttcgATTTTAATTCAACTGTATacatttaaaaaacaaatacaCACATACGTTCATTTTTATATcgaattaatataattatatgtatataaaatatatcaatataaaatGATGCTAATTTAATAATGTAATCGCTTTCTATGGTGAGATCTTAAGCTAATTATTTGCAAGCCAAATGCatgaattgaagaattaaaaaaagaCAAACTAATTATGGttacaaattaaaagataaatttaataaGAGGTGGATTCATCATGTTGTTGACGAAGAAAAGGCTTGAAAATGAAGCTTTGATCTATACAACTCATATAAATAATCCAAGGCCAATCATCTAAAATAGTATTAACTTAGGGATCTGAATCACTCgaaatttttttgtatgaatattacaCACGTGtagtaatgaaaattttataattaaatttaaatataaatcgaTTTTAAAACAAGtggaataattaaatttaaagttaataAATTTTTGGACGAAATTATAATGTTCAAATCTCGTCGTAGGCAAACAAAAAATTATGTGTGAGTTATCTTTTAAATTGATTCTGAGTTTT from Gossypium hirsutum isolate 1008001.06 chromosome D04, Gossypium_hirsutum_v2.1, whole genome shotgun sequence encodes:
- the LOC107898941 gene encoding uncharacterized protein yields the protein MIFDSGSTQSNLDCFLHCTTPTIKSHFLCKSEIRNLNRLWHPWEREKVEYFTLGDLWNCYDEWSAYGAGVPIGLNSNETLVQYYVPYLSAIQIFTSSREETESGDGERDSISDSYSDESELWRWDGCSSEEGGSDQDSLWHVNNRLGYLYFQYFERTTPYGRVPLMDKINGLSRRYPGLISLRSVDLSPASWMAVAWYPIYHIPMGRTIKDLSTCFLTYHTLSSSFQDMNPEDNIENPKKKRNEGDDISLLPFGLATYKMQGDVWVSGSCGQDLERLMSLLSVADSWLKQLRVEHHDFNYFTGIRRG